In Aequorivita sp. H23M31, a single window of DNA contains:
- the rplM gene encoding 50S ribosomal protein L13 has product MDTLSYKTVSANKNTVVKEWLVVDADGQALGRLAAEVAVLLRGKHKPSFTPHVDCGDNVIVINAGKVDLSGNKWDDKTYIRHTGYPGGQRSLTAAEMYKKDPARLIEKAVKGMLPKNKLGAELFRNLKVYADANHGQEAQKPRTIKLNYGK; this is encoded by the coding sequence ATGGATACATTAAGTTACAAAACAGTATCTGCCAACAAAAACACCGTTGTAAAAGAATGGTTGGTGGTAGATGCGGACGGCCAGGCATTGGGTCGTCTTGCTGCCGAAGTTGCAGTATTACTGCGCGGTAAGCACAAGCCTAGTTTTACTCCACACGTAGATTGCGGGGACAACGTTATCGTTATAAACGCTGGTAAAGTAGATCTTTCTGGAAACAAGTGGGATGACAAAACCTACATCCGCCACACAGGCTATCCTGGTGGACAACGTAGCCTTACCGCTGCAGAGATGTACAAAAAAGACCCTGCAAGGCTTATTGAAAAGGCTGTAAAAGGAATGCTTCCCAAAAATAAATTGGGAGCAGAATTGTTCAGAAATTTAAAGGTTTATGCGGATGCCAATCACGGCCAAGAAGCGCAAAAGCCAAGAACTATTAAACTTAACTACGGTAAATAA
- a CDS encoding pyruvate carboxylase, protein MKIKKVLVANRGEIAIRILRACAEINLTTVAIYTHEDRYSQHRYKADESYQIGENNDPLKPYLDGDAIIAIAKAKNVDAIHPGYGFLSENSEFARNCAKNGIIFIGPDPEVMDALGDKITAKKIAEKCGVPIIKSNTKKLTSLKIAISEAHTIGYPLMLKAASGGGGRGMRVIRNDEDLTNNFESARSESLNAFGDDTMFLEKYVEDPKHLEVQIVADNHGNIRHLFERDCSVQRRHQKVVEIAPSFNVSQKVKDELYKYAVKIATEVNYNNVGTVEFLVDKNDNVFFIEVNPRIQVEHTVTEMVTGIDLIKTQIFVSGGYKLSDKQIKIYDQDSIFTHGFAMQCRLTTEDPENNFTPDYGTITTYRSASGMGIRLDAGSIYQSYSVSPFFDSMLVKVSASGRTLDGAVRKMTRALREFRIRGVKTNIHFLQNVIQHKTFIEGKATVNFIANTPSLFEIKLPQDRTSKVVNYLGEVIVNGNPDVKKYDKNKVFRTPKIPKFDSSAAYPKGTKDLLTELGPEKFSQWLLNERKIHYTDTTIRDAHQSLLATRMRTYDMIEVAESFAKNHPNTFSIEMWGGATFDVCLRFLNESPWTRLRELRERIPNILFQMLLRGSNAVGYKAYPDNLIEKFVEKSWENGIDIFRIFDSLNWVKAMEPSINYVRNKTGGLAEAAISYTGDILDPKETKYTLKYYTQLAKDLENAGAHIICIKDMAGLLKPYAAGELVSALKDTLNIPVHLHTHDTSSIQSATYLKAIEAGVDVVDVALGGMSGLTSQPNFNSIVEMMRNHEREHEFNITKLNEFSNYWEDVREKYYPFESGLKSGTAEVYQHEIPGGQYSNLRPQSEALGLGDRFDEVKKMYGLVNEMFGNLIKVTPSSKVVGDMAIFMVTNNLQPEDIMQRGESLSFPESVISFFKGDLGQPLCGFPEELQKIILKNIPPYTDRPNAHLEPIDFDAEVSAFNKKFQKNFSRSLEFEDFLSYSLYPRVFEDAHEKYKLYGNTAILSTENFFYGMKPQEEATIELEPGKSILVKLLSIGIPNENGIRIVFFSVNGENRFVEIKDKSILVQKEVNVRADENDSNQYGAPLQGSLYKVLVKKGQKIHKNDSLFIIEAMKMETTITANKSGTVKSVTLKPGTMVMKGDLVLTLE, encoded by the coding sequence ATGAAAATCAAAAAAGTTCTTGTTGCCAATCGCGGCGAAATTGCGATCCGAATTTTGCGGGCCTGTGCGGAAATAAACTTAACCACAGTGGCCATTTACACCCACGAAGATCGGTATTCACAACACCGCTATAAGGCCGACGAGTCTTATCAAATTGGAGAAAACAATGATCCATTAAAGCCATACTTGGATGGGGATGCCATCATTGCGATTGCTAAAGCAAAAAATGTAGATGCCATTCATCCCGGCTACGGATTTCTCTCAGAAAACTCGGAGTTTGCAAGAAACTGTGCAAAAAATGGAATTATTTTTATAGGTCCTGATCCGGAAGTAATGGATGCTCTGGGCGACAAAATAACGGCTAAAAAAATCGCTGAAAAATGTGGGGTTCCCATTATTAAAAGTAATACAAAAAAACTTACGTCTTTAAAGATTGCTATTTCCGAAGCGCATACAATTGGTTATCCATTGATGCTAAAAGCTGCCTCCGGCGGTGGCGGACGAGGAATGCGCGTAATAAGAAATGACGAAGACCTTACCAACAATTTTGAATCTGCTCGTAGTGAATCGTTGAATGCATTTGGCGACGATACCATGTTTTTGGAAAAATATGTGGAAGACCCAAAACACTTGGAAGTCCAAATTGTAGCAGATAATCACGGCAATATCCGACATTTATTTGAGCGCGATTGTTCAGTTCAGCGGAGACATCAAAAAGTAGTAGAAATTGCTCCATCTTTTAATGTTTCGCAGAAAGTAAAGGATGAACTTTATAAATATGCCGTTAAGATAGCCACAGAGGTAAATTACAATAACGTGGGAACGGTTGAATTTTTAGTTGACAAAAATGACAATGTTTTTTTTATTGAAGTAAACCCAAGAATACAGGTTGAGCATACCGTTACTGAAATGGTTACCGGAATTGACCTTATTAAAACGCAAATATTCGTTTCGGGCGGCTACAAACTATCGGATAAACAAATAAAAATATACGATCAGGATAGTATATTTACCCACGGATTTGCCATGCAATGTCGCTTGACCACGGAAGATCCGGAAAACAATTTCACTCCCGATTACGGCACCATAACAACGTATCGAAGTGCTTCGGGAATGGGTATTAGGCTGGATGCGGGAAGCATATATCAATCCTACAGTGTAAGTCCATTTTTCGATTCCATGTTGGTAAAGGTTTCTGCAAGTGGCCGTACTTTGGACGGTGCGGTTCGTAAGATGACGCGCGCCCTTAGAGAATTCCGAATTCGGGGAGTTAAAACGAATATTCATTTTCTTCAAAATGTAATTCAACATAAAACTTTTATTGAAGGAAAGGCTACGGTTAATTTTATTGCCAATACTCCTTCTTTGTTCGAAATAAAACTGCCACAAGATCGAACTTCCAAAGTGGTTAATTATCTAGGGGAAGTTATTGTCAACGGAAATCCAGACGTTAAAAAATACGACAAGAATAAAGTTTTTAGAACTCCGAAAATTCCAAAATTCGATTCTTCTGCAGCCTACCCAAAAGGCACCAAGGATTTATTGACGGAATTGGGACCAGAGAAATTCAGTCAGTGGTTATTAAATGAAAGAAAAATTCATTATACCGATACGACTATTCGCGATGCCCACCAGTCATTGTTGGCTACAAGAATGCGAACGTATGATATGATTGAAGTGGCAGAAAGTTTCGCTAAAAACCATCCAAACACATTTAGTATTGAAATGTGGGGCGGAGCAACTTTTGATGTCTGTCTTCGTTTTTTAAATGAAAGTCCGTGGACGCGGCTTCGTGAACTTCGTGAAAGAATTCCGAACATTCTTTTTCAAATGCTTCTTAGAGGTTCCAATGCAGTTGGCTATAAAGCCTATCCGGATAATCTTATTGAAAAGTTTGTAGAGAAATCGTGGGAAAACGGAATTGATATTTTCCGGATATTCGATTCGTTAAACTGGGTAAAAGCAATGGAACCCAGCATTAACTATGTGCGCAACAAAACTGGAGGATTGGCGGAAGCCGCCATAAGTTATACAGGCGATATTCTCGATCCTAAAGAAACGAAATACACTTTAAAGTACTACACTCAGCTTGCAAAGGACTTGGAAAATGCAGGAGCTCATATTATTTGTATAAAAGATATGGCAGGATTGCTAAAACCTTATGCGGCTGGCGAACTTGTTTCTGCATTAAAAGACACTCTAAATATCCCTGTTCATTTACATACCCACGATACTTCTTCAATTCAATCCGCAACTTATTTAAAGGCTATTGAAGCGGGCGTTGATGTTGTTGATGTTGCTTTGGGAGGAATGTCCGGACTTACTTCGCAGCCCAATTTCAATTCCATAGTTGAAATGATGCGAAACCACGAGCGCGAACACGAATTCAACATTACCAAATTGAATGAGTTTTCAAACTATTGGGAAGATGTACGCGAAAAGTATTATCCGTTTGAATCAGGTTTAAAATCCGGTACCGCGGAAGTGTACCAGCACGAGATTCCCGGCGGTCAATATTCCAACCTTCGTCCGCAATCTGAAGCTTTAGGTCTAGGCGATCGGTTTGATGAGGTCAAGAAAATGTATGGTCTCGTAAACGAAATGTTTGGAAATCTGATAAAGGTTACTCCAAGTTCAAAAGTAGTTGGAGACATGGCCATCTTTATGGTAACCAACAATTTGCAACCAGAAGATATTATGCAGCGTGGCGAATCGCTATCATTTCCAGAATCGGTAATCAGCTTCTTTAAAGGGGACCTTGGTCAACCTTTGTGCGGTTTCCCCGAAGAACTTCAAAAAATAATCCTAAAAAACATTCCTCCCTATACCGACAGGCCAAATGCACATTTAGAACCCATAGATTTTGATGCGGAAGTAAGTGCTTTCAATAAAAAGTTTCAAAAAAACTTTTCGAGATCCCTTGAGTTTGAGGATTTCCTTTCCTACAGTTTATATCCACGCGTATTTGAAGACGCCCACGAAAAGTATAAGCTATATGGAAATACTGCAATTCTTTCCACGGAAAATTTCTTTTATGGAATGAAACCACAGGAAGAGGCAACAATCGAGCTGGAACCTGGAAAATCCATATTGGTAAAACTTCTATCTATAGGTATTCCAAATGAAAACGGAATAAGAATTGTCTTCTTTTCAGTAAATGGTGAAAACCGGTTCGTAGAGATTAAGGATAAATCCATACTCGTACAAAAAGAAGTAAATGTACGAGCAGACGAAAACGACAGCAATCAATATGGCGCACCTTTGCAGGGAAGTTTATATAAGGTATTGGTAAAAAAAGGACAGAAAATCCATAAAAATGATTCCTTGTTCATCATTGAAGCCATGAAAATGGAGACCACAATAACCGCAAATAAATCGGGAACGGTAAAATCCGTAACCTTAAAACCGGGAACAATGGTTATGAAGGGAGATTTGGTTTTAACCTTGGAATAA
- the rpsI gene encoding 30S ribosomal protein S9, whose translation METIHKIGRRKTAVARVYLKEGNGTITINKRELENYFPTGTLQYKVKQPLTLTDNEKTFDISVNVFGGGITGQAEAIRLAISRAMCTLNDENRGILKPEGLLTRDPRMVERKKFGQKKARKKFQFSKR comes from the coding sequence ATGGAGACAATTCACAAAATAGGCAGAAGAAAAACTGCGGTTGCACGTGTTTACCTTAAAGAAGGAAACGGGACCATTACAATCAATAAGCGCGAGTTGGAAAACTACTTCCCAACAGGAACGCTTCAGTATAAGGTAAAACAGCCATTGACACTTACGGATAACGAAAAAACTTTCGACATTTCTGTAAATGTATTTGGTGGAGGAATCACTGGACAGGCAGAAGCCATTCGTCTTGCCATTTCACGTGCTATGTGTACGCTTAATGACGAAAACAGAGGTATCTTAAAACCAGAAGGTTTGTTGACTAGAGACCCAAGAATGGTAGAACGTAAGAAATTCGGTCAGAAAAAAGCCCGTAAGAAATTCCAGTTCTCTAAACGTTAA